From a region of the Argiope bruennichi chromosome 8, qqArgBrue1.1, whole genome shotgun sequence genome:
- the LOC129981063 gene encoding 5'-3' exoribonuclease 1-like has product MGVPKFYRWISERYPCLSEVVKEYQIPDFDNLYLDMNGIIHTCSHPNDDDPHFRITEEKIFANICYYIEFLFKMIKPKKVFFMAIDGVAPRAKMNQQRGRRFRTAKAAATLEEEAKACGEELPTEARFDSNCITPGTAFMARLQEVLKGFVVHKISSDNLWKNVRVYLSGHETPGEGEHKIMDFIRYEKSQPGYNPNTRHCLYGLDADLIMLGLCSHEPFFSLLREEVKFGGKRKQKRITTPEETTFHLLHISLLRDYLGHEFSPVKDKIPFPFDLEHIVDDFVLMSFLVGNDFIPHLPQLHIHHDALPVLFQTYMDVLPKLNGYINEQGYLNLERFEIFMTKLAEYDFKKFEEMNDDFQYLEGKSKSKKEDEKEKISTSDVLANLGFSSLAISDTAEYDSSTDEEENSEEESTLELEFNMHKVDYYMNKLDFEVVTPEVLRDQAEGYVRAIQWNLHYYYNGVVSWSWYYPHHYSPYISDVKDFKNMEMTFELGKPFLPFQQLLAVLPKLSKDLLPEAYQKLMCENDSQLIDYYPDDFATDLNGKQQEWEAVVLIPFINEKLLCKCSEIADKYLTEEEKKRNRHGPHLLYTYTEKSSGPLRSFLPGHYPPTNAVHAKVTEIDQDFFRVPPEKLIKGLCNGVVMDKFIIGFPTLRTLKHSAKLKNEKVKVFQMVSLKDNMMLKIEEKTEDDINKICEKILGKIIYVNWPHLREGLVTAISDGMTRYSYDKRSHTLKFIQEEMNKEDKKIWEREVDSVEEYLYQRWGIFAGQTKVLAHIKRLSGSKIVLTKDGKVKEEKQFESSITNFALQTTVSNIDAFCPDGEIEKTVQDIFHPGSTVFVLTPQYYGSTGKVIDCDQLSSKGFIIVNIELVSEPDLLPVIQNQEELMLEQFMPAYVVAQQLGMESHFISRLTGTFLVQTSPKGSSNPNRVNIGLNLKFNHKNEEVQGFSKKVDNQWLYSEEAVKILNSYISKFADFFEKLIGYLGCDVVYLEDMYPNGEGLKIIKEMASWLKEQACSKADRQSCGIKKLDNGIVCAIEKTVQSSLKDDVYHIKKGISSAQLYSPYMCKGVYMPDSRVSFHLFDRVVNTSPSSSVPLGLKGTIIGIQTADKECDYIYEILFDAEFTGGIATPSGSNKIYRMAPNAIINISHGERLKRQSNSPSKSGRNVMPRLNKNNLFDSSIKQLHTVDSSPMQILQKKSSHKSASLQTQPFYKADTTNMFQTQDSKYASPVFSPTWSESKQFVTPKANRLSGGYINSSNNLMQPNASNHIHLKNFWADLKKTPESHSSSNKQIPNIQQNKHEQGYGQKVSVEELFQGAQNHIESNQSRNVQRENAPPSNRMAVAPKEAVEALRQFCLEHLKTPPIFTYNNYGSTSLFIATVSLSNGDKASSMPCLSKFDAAADAAAKTLASLHSRLPGLTTNQNYLAGMIQHESNVGRIPVAPPTRTLQPDYRPFIFCPPPYVPVPNFQQPPPALPFNPACFDAPVLRHPQPLHSTHIPDSFVKANQRFLLDSEACMPTQQLQTASLPSQSSNNRASYGEKDVVHLPGGGTAVIRNTKLGNTKLNDSVNSNMFVPAQVMKQAIKTPSESVLSSSEWPDLPPPKEMENSRETNSLKSENSPKERTQLYSDASNIPPSTDAKQPTSHPSNMTVLKSKNKRRIAANFQNPPGN; this is encoded by the coding sequence ATGGGTGTTCCTAAGTTTTATCGTTGGATAAGTGAACGTTATCCATGTCTCAGTGAAGTTGTAAAAGAATATCAGATTCCAGATTTTGACAATTTGTATCTTGATATGAATGGCATCATACACACATGCTCCCACCCAAATGATGATGATCCACACTTCCGTAttactgaagaaaaaatttttgctaatatttgttattatatagaattcttatttaaaatgataaaaccaAAGAAAGTTTTTTTCATGGCTATTGATGGAGTTGCACCCAGAGCCAAGATGAATCAGCAGAGAGGCCGGCGTTTCAGAACTGCAAAAGCTGCTGCTACACTTGAAGAGGAAGCCAAAGCTTGTGGAGAGGAATTGCCTACTGAAGCAAGATTTGATTCCAATTGTATCACTCCTGGAACAGCATTTATGGCTAGACTTCAGGAAGTTTTGAAAGGGTTTGTTGTTCATAAAATCTCATCAGATAATCTATGGAAAAATGTTCGCGTCTATTTGTCGGGACATGAAACACCTGGAGAGGGCgagcataaaattatggatttcaTTCGATATGAGAAATCCCAGCCAGGCTATAATCCTAATACAAGGCACTGTCTTTATGGACTCGATGCTGATTTGATAATGCTTGGTTTATGTTCCCATGAACCTTTCTTTTCGTTGCTGAGAGAAGAAGTAAAATTTGGAGGGAAAAGGAAACAGAAGCGAATAACTACTCCAGAAGAGACTACCTTTCATTTGCTTCATATTTCTCTTTTGAGAGACTATTTGGGTCATGAATTTTCCCCTGTAAAAGACAAAATTCCATTTCCATTTGATTTAGAACATATTGTAGATGACTTTGTATTGATGAGTTTTCTTGTAGGCAATGATTTTATTCCTCATCTACCTCAACTTCATATTCATCATGATGCTCTACCAGTTCTCTTCCAAACGTACATGGATGTTTTACCAAAGCTGAATGGATACATCAATGAACAAGGCTACTTAAACTTGGaaaggtttgaaatttttatgactaAACTTGctgaatatgattttaaaaaatttgaagaaatgaatgacgattttcagtatttagaaGGAAAATCCAAGTCAAAGAAAGAGgatgaaaaggaaaaaatcagTACCAGTGATGTGTTAGCCAACCTGGGATTCAGCAGCTTGGCTATCAGCGATACTGCAGAATATGATTCTTCTACTGATGAAGAAGAAAACAGTGAAGAAGAATCAACTTTGGAACTTGAGTTCAATATGCATAAAGTAGATTATTACATGAATAAATTAGATTTCGAAGTTGTTACTCCTGAAGTACTTAGAGATCAAGCAGAGGGCTATGTTCGAGCTATACAGTGGAATCTTCATTACTATTACAATGGTGTCGTGTCATGGAGTTGGTATTATCCTCATCACTATTCTCCTTATATCTCCGatgtaaaggattttaaaaatatggaaatgacATTTGAGCTTGGAAAGCCTTTCCTTCCATTCCAGCAGCTTTTGGCTGTCTTACCAAAATTGAGTAAAGATCTTTTACCTGAAGCTTATCAAAAGTTGATGTGTGAAAATGATTCCCAATTAATCGATTACTATCCTGATGACTTTGCGACTGATCTAAATGGAAAACAACAGGAATGGGAAGCAGTTGtcttaattccttttattaatgAGAAACTTTTATGTAAATGTTCAGAAATAGCAGACAAATATTTAACAGAAGAAGAGAAGAAACGTAACAGGCATGGTCCTCATCTTTTGTACACTTATACTGAAAAGTCATCTGGTCCTTTGCGATCATTCTTACCTGGTCATTATCCTCCTACAAATGCTGTTCATGCCAAAGTAACGGAAATCGATCAAGATTTTTTCAGAGTCCCTCCTGAAAAGTTAATCAAGGGTCTTTGCAATGGCGTAGTTATGGATAAATTTATAATAGGATTTCCAACTTTGAGAACTTTGAAACATTCTGCTAAGCTGAAGAATGAGAAGGTGAAAGTCTTCCAGATGGTCAGTTTGAAggataatatgatgttgaaaattgaagaaaaaactgAGGatgatattaacaaaatatgtgaaaaaattcttggaaaaataatttatgtgaattGGCCCCATCTTCGGGAGGGTTTAGTCACTGCTATTTCAGATGGTATGACCCGATATTCTTATGATAAGCGCAGCcacactttaaaatttattcaagaagAAATGAATAAAGAAGATAAGAAAATATGGGAACGAGAAGTTGATAGTGTGGAAGAATACTTGTATCAAAGATGGGGAATTTTTGCTGGACAGACAAAAGTTCTTGCACATATTAAACGCCTGTCTGGttctaaaatagttttaacaaaGGATGgtaaagttaaagaagaaaaacagTTTGAAAGCTCTATAACTAATTTTGCTTTGCAGACAACTGTGTCTAATATAGATGCTTTCTGTCCAGATGGTGAAATAGAAAAAACAGTTCAGGACATTTTTCACCCAGGATCAACAGTTTTTGTTCTTACACCTCAGTATTATGGAAGTACAGGAAAAGTTATTGACTGTGATCAGTTAAGTTCTAAAGGTTTTATTATAGTGAATATTGAACTTGTATCTGAACCTGATTTATTACCTGTTATACAAAACCAGGAAGAGTTAATGCTAGAACAATTTATGCCTGCTTATGTTGTTGCTCAACAATTAGGCATGGAATCTCATTTTATTTCCCGCTTAACTGGGACATTTTTGGTCCAGACTAGTCCCAAAGGCAGTAGTAATCCTAATCGTGTGAATATCggtttaaatctgaaatttaatcacaaaaatgaGGAAGTACAAGGATTTTCCAAAAAAGTTGATAATCAATGGTTGTATTCAGAAGAAGctgtaaagattttaaattcatatataagtaagtttgctgatttttttgaaaaactcattGGTTATTTAGGATGTGATGTAGTTTATCTTGAGGATATGTATCCAAATGGGgaaggtttaaaaataataaaagaaatggcaAGCTGGCTGAAAGAGCAGGCTTGTTCCAAAGCAGATCGACAGTCATGTGGAATAAAGAAGCTGGACAATGGTATTGTTTGTGCAATTGAGAAGACTGTGCAAAGTTCTTTAAAAGATGATGTATACcacataaaaaaaggaatatccTCAGCTCAGTTGTATAGCCCATATATGTGTAAAGGTGTTTATATGCCTGATTCAAGAGTCTCATTTCATCTATTTGATCGTGTTGTGAACACATCTCCATCATCTAGTGTTCCACTTGGCTTAAAGGGAACCATTATTGGTATTCAGACTGCAGATAAGGAATGTGattatatctatgaaattttatttgatgcagAATTCACTGGTGGCATAGCCACGCCTTCAGGATCCAACAAAATATACCGGATGGCTCCAAATGCGATAATTAATATATCTCATGGTGAAAGATTAAAAAGACAAAGTAATTCCCCTTCTAAAAGTGGTAGAAATGTAATGCCAAGattgaataagaataatttatttgactCTTCAATAAAGCAATTGCATACTGTAGATTCATCCCCTATGCAGATTCTCCAAAAGAAATCATCTCATAAATCAGCATCACTTCAAACCCAGCCATTTTACAAAGCAGATACAACTAATATGTTTCAGACACAGGACTCCAAATATGCGAGTCCTGTTTTTTCTCCTACATGGTCTGAAAGTAAGCAGTTTGTTACCCCGAAAGCAAATCGTTTAAGTGGTGGATATATTAATAGCTCCAATAATTTGATGCAACCAAATGCTTCaaatcatattcatttaaaaaatttctgggCTGATTTAAAGAAAACTCCTGAATCTCATTCTTCCTCAAATAAACAAATACCCAATATTCAACAGAATAAACATGAACAAGGCTATGGGCAGAAAGTTTCTGTAGAGGAACTTTTCCAAGGTGCTCAAAATCATATTGAAAGTAACCAAAGCAGAAATGTGCAGAGGGAAAATGCTCCACCATCTAATCGAATGGCTGTGGCTCCTAAAGAGGCTGTGGAGGCCCTTCGACAGTTTTGTTTGGAACATCTTAAAACTCCACCAATATTTACTTACAATAATTATGGTTCAACAAGCTTATTTATTGCAACTGTTAGTCTTTCTAATGGTGATAAGGCGTCCAGTATGCCATGCTTATCTAAATTTGACGCTGCAGCTGATGCTGCTGCTAAGACATTGGCTTCACTTCATTCCAGATTGCCTGGATTGACTACCAATCAGAATTATTTAGCTGGCATGATTCAACATGAATCAAATGTAGGTAGAATACCAGTAGCTCCTCCAACAAGAACCCTCCAACCTGACTATCGGCCATTTATATTTTGCCCTCCTCCTTATGTACCAGTTCCTAACTTTCAGCAGCCACCACCAGCATTACCTTTTAACCCTGCTTGTTTTGATGCCCCTGTTCTGAGGCATCCTCAACCTCTTCATTCTACGCATATACCAGATTCTTTTGTGAAAGCTAACCAAAGATTTTTACTAGATTCAGAGGCATGCATGCCTACTCAGCAGTTACAAACTGCATCTTTACCTTCTCAGAGCAGCAACAACAGAGCTTCATATGGTGAAAAAGATGTAGTCCATCTTCCTGGAGGAGGAACTGCTGTCATTCGTAACACAAAACTGGGAAACACAAAATTGAATGATTCGGTGAATTCTAATATGTTTGTGCCTGCTCAAGTCATGAAGCAAGCCATTAAGACTCCTAGCGAATCAGTTTTGTCAAGCTCTGAATGGCCTGATCTTCCACCTCCAAAGGAAATGGAAAACTCAAGGGAGACAAATTCACTAAAATCTGAAAACTCTCCTAAAGAAAGGACTCAGCTTTATTCAGATGCATCCAACATCCCACCTTCTACTGATGCTAAGCAGCCAACTTCACATCCGTCCAACATGactgttttaaaatctaaaaataaaagacGGATAgctgcaaattttcaaaatcctcCTGGCAACTAG
- the LOC129981748 gene encoding heparan sulfate 2-O-sulfotransferase 1-like, which translates to MARECLHLLSSRMLQGRVLVFSAAICIIVFISLYNHFETKISKLDEARKKLATVVSEIEWKNLAPSQVKALQLLNKEENSVEFSNTFEDSVVIYNRVPKTGSTSFMGIAYDLCSRNSFNVLHINTTKNAHVLSLSDQVRFVQNVSLWSAKKPALYHGHVAFLDFSRFGMSKKPIFINIIRKPLDRLVSYYYFLRYGDDFRPYVVRRRQGNKMTFDDCVLKHEKDCDPENMWLQVPFFCGHNAECWVPGSEWALEQAKRNLAEHYLLVGVTEELQDFIALLEAALPRYFRGATSLFVEGKKSHLRKTFNKTFPSPDTVAKIQASRIWQMENEFYDFALQQFHFIRKRTLTVRDGVISDKGQQFMYEKIRPR; encoded by the exons ATGGCCAGGGAATGCTTACATCTTCTTAGTTCAAGAATGCTGCAAGGAAGAGTTTTAGTTTTTAGTGCAGCAATTTGTATaatcgtttttatttctttatacaatCATTTTGAAACAAAGATCTCTAAATTAGATGAAGCTAGAAAAAAATTAG CTACTGTTGTTTCAGAAATTGAATGGAAGAATTTAGCTCCATCTCAAGTGAAAGCTCTGCAGCTATTGAACAAAGAAGAGAATTCTGTTGAATTTAGCAATACATTCGAAGATAGTGTTGTCATTTACAATAGAGTGCCTAAGACAGGTAGCACCAGTTTCATGGGAATTGCTTATGATCTCTGCTCACGAAATAGTTTCAATGTTCTTCACATTAATACCACAAAAAATGCACATGTTTTATCTCTATCAGATCag GTTAGATTTGTTCAAAATGTTTCCTTATGGAGTGCCAAAAAGCCTGCATTATACCATGGACATGtagcatttttagatttttctag gtttGGTATGTCCAAAAagccaatttttataaatattatacggAAACCTTTAGATCGGTTAGTTTCTTACTATTATTTCCTGCGCTATGGAGATGATTTCCGGCCATATGTTGTAAGAAGGCGTCAGGGTAATAAAATG ACCTTTGATGATTGTGTTTTGAAACACGAAAAGGATTGTGATCCTGAAAACATGTGGCTTCAAGTTCCTTTCTTCTGTGGCCACAATGCTGAGTGTtg GGTTCCAGGGAGTGAATGGGCTCTCGAACAAGCAAAACGTAATCTTGCAGAACACTACCTCCTAGTCGGTGTTACTGAAGAACTACAGGATTTTATTGCTCTTTTGGAAGCAGCTTTACCACGGTATTTTAGAGGGGCTACAAGTCTTTTTGTTGAAG GGAAAAAATCACATTTGCGCAAGACTTTCAACAAAACCTTTCCTTCCCCTGATACTGTTGCCAAAATACAAGCATCACGCATTTGGCAGATGGAAAATGAATTCTACGACTTTGCTCTGcagcaatttcattttattagaaaaagaactCTTACAGTTAGAGATGGTGTTATTTCTGACAAAGGGCAGCAATTTATGTATGAGAAAATTAGACCAAGGTAG